The segment ACCTTCATCCCGGTCGCCCCTTTCTCTTTCAAGTGGTTGATGCACATCTACCACTTTGGCACTTAGATGCCGTTCAGGAAAGGGGCGACCATCCCATTAGCGCTTCGCGCGAGAATGACGAAAGATGTTTTGTCGGATTTTCGCTAAGCTCAATCCGGCCATAATTTAAAAAGGACATTTGTATGCCCGCTAAAAACCAATTTATCGCCAAACTCCACGAAGACACCGAACTCCACGACACCTTTCTGGTATTACAGAAACAGCTCTCCCCCACCCGGCAGGGCAGAAACTACCTGCGCGTGACGCTGGGCGACAAAACCGGACAGCTCGAAGCGAGGGTCTGGGAGGGTGCGGAGGAGCTTGTCAACCGTTTCGACGCGGGCGACCTCGTCTACGTGACGGGAATGGTCACCTCCTACAACGGAGTCCTCCAGATAAAGGCTCAGTTCATCGAAAAGCTTCCGGAGGGAAAGGTGGAGTGGGCCGACTACCTGCCCTCCTCATCACGCCCGGCGCAGGAGATGGTCGCGGAGCTTCGGAGTCTTCTCGGAACGATAGCCAACCCCCACCTGCTGGCGCTCGTGAACTCTTTTCTGGAGGACGCGCCCTTCATGGAGCGCTTCTCCGTCACCCCCGCCGCGAAGGGGATGCACCACGCCTTCGTCGGCGGCCTTCTGGAGCACACCCTCGGCGTGGTGAAGATATCCTCGGCGATGTCGGTGCTCTACCCGGTCTCCCGCGACGCCCTTCTCACAGGGGCTTTTCTCCACGACATCGGGAAGATCGAGGAGCTGACCGCCTCGGCCGGGTTCGACTACACGATGGAGGGCAAACTTATCGGACACCTTATTATAGGGCGAGACATGCTGAAGGAGCGCGCCGCCAAGGTTCCCGGCTTCCCTGAGAACCTTCTCCTCCACCTGGAGCACATGATCCTCTCCCACCACGGCGAGCTCGAATGGGGCTCTCCCAAGCGCCCCAAGACCGTGGAATCGCTGGCCCTCCACCTCGCCGACAACCTCGACGCGAAGCTGATGGCGGCAATAGAGTCGGTGTCGAAGTCGGACGGGATGAGCGGCGACTGGACCGCCTTCCTGAAGATCTTCGACCGCCCCTTCCTGCGCTCCTCACTCCTCGAAGCGGACTCGCCCGACAAGGCGAAAAAGCTTCCCACCCCGAAGGCGGCGAAGGAACCGGCAAAAGAGCAGGAGCAGCAGCCTAAGCCGCCCTCCCCCCAGAGGACGCTCTTCTAAGCCCAGAAAAACTGCTGCGAGACCCGTCTTCCGTGTCGCGTGCTCGCTCAAGGGCTCGCCGTAGCGCTGCTACTGCCTCGCCCTCTCGCTGCGCGGCTCCTTGAATCAGGGTCTTCTCGCAACGTTTTTCGAT is part of the bacterium genome and harbors:
- a CDS encoding HD domain-containing protein, encoding MPAKNQFIAKLHEDTELHDTFLVLQKQLSPTRQGRNYLRVTLGDKTGQLEARVWEGAEELVNRFDAGDLVYVTGMVTSYNGVLQIKAQFIEKLPEGKVEWADYLPSSSRPAQEMVAELRSLLGTIANPHLLALVNSFLEDAPFMERFSVTPAAKGMHHAFVGGLLEHTLGVVKISSAMSVLYPVSRDALLTGAFLHDIGKIEELTASAGFDYTMEGKLIGHLIIGRDMLKERAAKVPGFPENLLLHLEHMILSHHGELEWGSPKRPKTVESLALHLADNLDAKLMAAIESVSKSDGMSGDWTAFLKIFDRPFLRSSLLEADSPDKAKKLPTPKAAKEPAKEQEQQPKPPSPQRTLF